One part of the Xylanimonas allomyrinae genome encodes these proteins:
- a CDS encoding sensor histidine kinase, whose amino-acid sequence MAIRPLDPLRSIKIKLGVLVVAATSFAAALTWLGLRVHLGPTRTVPLVIVLSLVLTQVLARGMTSPLREMKAAAEAMAAGDYGQRVTATSSDEVGALAAAFNHMAEDLASADRTRRDLIANVSHELRTPVAALQAQLENMVDGVTEPTPAALELSLAQTERLTRLVTYLLDLSRVEAGASALTITRIDVGDFLEDCAQALSMVEAAKNLRYVVDVTPPDLVLEADAERLRQIVVNLLQNAIRHSPHGGEIRLDGYPEADDVVIEVSDDGPGIAPQDRERVFERFARGGTAPGVGTASGGTGIGLAIVRWAVDLHGGHVSVTDSPTGAGATMRLVLPARAHPAAGVSTTPADT is encoded by the coding sequence GTGGCGATCCGGCCGCTCGACCCGCTGCGGTCGATCAAGATCAAGCTCGGCGTGCTCGTGGTCGCGGCGACGTCGTTCGCCGCCGCGCTGACGTGGCTCGGCCTGCGCGTGCACCTGGGCCCGACCCGCACGGTCCCGCTCGTCATCGTGCTGTCGCTGGTCCTGACGCAGGTGCTCGCGCGCGGCATGACGTCGCCGCTGCGCGAGATGAAGGCGGCCGCCGAGGCGATGGCGGCGGGTGACTACGGCCAGCGGGTGACCGCGACCAGCAGCGACGAGGTGGGGGCGCTCGCCGCGGCGTTCAACCATATGGCGGAGGACCTCGCGTCAGCCGACCGCACCCGCCGCGACCTGATCGCCAACGTCTCGCACGAGCTGCGCACGCCCGTCGCGGCCCTTCAGGCCCAGCTCGAGAACATGGTCGACGGCGTCACCGAGCCCACGCCGGCCGCGCTCGAGCTCTCGCTCGCGCAGACCGAGCGCCTGACCCGGCTCGTGACCTACCTGCTCGACCTTTCGCGCGTCGAGGCCGGCGCCTCGGCGCTCACGATCACGCGCATCGACGTCGGTGACTTCCTGGAGGACTGCGCGCAGGCGCTCAGCATGGTCGAGGCGGCGAAGAACCTGCGCTACGTCGTCGACGTGACGCCTCCCGACCTTGTTCTGGAGGCCGACGCCGAGCGGCTGCGCCAGATCGTCGTCAACCTGTTGCAGAACGCGATCAGGCACTCGCCGCACGGCGGCGAGATCCGCCTCGACGGGTACCCCGAGGCCGACGACGTCGTGATCGAGGTGTCCGACGACGGTCCGGGGATCGCACCGCAGGATCGCGAGCGCGTCTTCGAGCGGTTCGCCCGGGGCGGCACCGCGCCCGGAGTGGGCACGGCGAGCGGGGGCACGGGCATCGGCCTGGCGATCGTGCGGTGGGCCGTCGACCTGCACGGTGGCCACGTGTCGGTCACGGACTCGCCGACCGGGGCGGGGGCGACCATGCGGCTGGTGCTGCCCGCGCGGGCGCACCCGGCGGCGGGGGTGTCCACGACACCAGCGGACACGTGA
- a CDS encoding multifunctional oxoglutarate decarboxylase/oxoglutarate dehydrogenase thiamine pyrophosphate-binding subunit/dihydrolipoyllysine-residue succinyltransferase subunit: protein MSESAGAEFGANAGLVDELYEQYLKDRNAVDPAWWDFFDGYVPSSGATPAPARPPAPPTPAPAATTAPGPASPGPTRTVDPLPAERPVATAQPTTAPYAEAAVATVRPPVVAEDAVAKLRGPAARVVTNMESSLEVPTATSVRAVPAKLMVDNRIVINNHLERTRGGKVSFTHLIGFALVEALSDMPVMNAHYTLVDGKPGIVQPAGIGFGLAIDLAKPDGSRQLLVPSIKDAGALDFKAFVAAYEDLVRKARNGRLTVEDFQGTTISLTNPGGIGTVHSVPRLMQGQGTIIGVGAMDYPAEFAGASVEQLSKMGVSKVMTLTSTYDHRIIQGAQSGEFLKNIADKLLGLDGFYDRVFTSLRVPYEPIRWVRDNTHDADDEAAKPARISELVHAYRSRGHLMADTDPLAYRLRKHPDLDVQNHGLTLWDLDRTFPTVGFGTKPKATLRETLGLLRDSYCRSIGVEYMHVADRAQRKWIQDRLETGYARMPREDQQRILRRLNSAEAFETFLQTKFVGQKRFSLEGGESLIPLLDAILSKAAEGGLDEVGIGMSHRGRLNVLANIAGKSYGQIFKEFEGQLDPRSVQGSGDVKYHLGTEGTFTSESGATTKVHLAANPSHLEAVDPVLEGIVRAKQDRIDLGGDGFSVLPILVHGDAAFAGQGVVPEVLNLAQLRGYRTGGTIHVIVNNQVGFTTGPSSSRSTTYATDIAKGFQVPVFHVNGDDPEAVVRVAELAFAYREQFDRDVVIDMICYRRRGHNEGDDPSMTQPLMYNLIEKKRSVRRLYTESLVARGDITVEEAELALQDYQQQLERVFTETKQGVGAQPTAEHVGGLERPEAQREDAGTMVGWKTAVSHSIVERIGEAHVAPPEGFTVHPKLGKLLETRRLMAKEGGIDWGFGEILAFGSLLMEGTPVRLAGQDSRRGTFTQRHAVFHDRTNGAEWTPLNYLTKDQAKFWVYDSSLSEYAALGFEYGYSVERPDALVMWEAQFGDFVNGAQTVIDEFVSSAEQKWGQSSSLVMLLPHGYEGQGPDHSSARIERFLQLAAEDNMVIAHPSTPASYFHLMRRQAYQRPRKPLIVFTPKQLLRLKAAASSVEDFTSGTFRPVIADTSVPAAGVSRVILCSGRVYYDLLAERTQRGDTTTALVRLEQLYPLPEAEIVAELAAYPTDDVVWVQDEPENQGAWSYLHLALPAELRRTVRVVSRPASAATAAGTHRLHAAQQQTLIAEAFAR, encoded by the coding sequence ATCAGCGAGAGCGCCGGTGCCGAGTTCGGAGCCAACGCCGGGCTCGTGGACGAGCTGTACGAGCAGTACCTGAAGGACCGGAACGCGGTGGACCCCGCGTGGTGGGACTTCTTCGACGGCTACGTCCCGTCGTCCGGGGCGACCCCGGCACCCGCGCGGCCTCCAGCGCCACCGACGCCGGCCCCCGCCGCCACGACGGCACCAGGGCCGGCCTCCCCCGGCCCCACGCGCACGGTCGACCCCCTGCCGGCCGAACGCCCCGTCGCGACAGCGCAGCCGACCACCGCGCCCTACGCAGAGGCCGCCGTCGCGACCGTCAGGCCACCGGTGGTGGCCGAGGACGCCGTCGCGAAGCTGCGCGGCCCCGCCGCGCGCGTGGTGACCAACATGGAGTCCTCGCTCGAGGTCCCCACGGCGACGTCGGTGCGCGCCGTGCCCGCCAAGCTCATGGTGGACAACCGCATCGTCATCAACAACCACCTCGAGCGCACGCGAGGCGGCAAGGTGTCGTTCACGCACCTGATCGGCTTCGCGCTCGTCGAGGCGCTGTCCGACATGCCGGTCATGAACGCGCACTACACGCTCGTCGACGGCAAGCCCGGCATCGTGCAGCCCGCGGGCATCGGGTTCGGCCTCGCGATCGACCTCGCCAAGCCGGACGGGTCACGCCAGCTCCTCGTGCCGTCGATCAAGGACGCCGGTGCGCTCGACTTCAAGGCTTTCGTCGCCGCGTACGAGGACCTCGTGCGCAAGGCGCGCAACGGGCGGCTGACCGTCGAGGACTTCCAGGGCACCACGATCTCGCTGACCAACCCCGGCGGCATCGGCACCGTCCACTCTGTGCCACGCCTCATGCAGGGGCAGGGCACGATCATCGGCGTCGGCGCCATGGACTACCCCGCGGAGTTCGCGGGCGCGTCGGTCGAGCAGCTGTCCAAGATGGGCGTCTCGAAGGTCATGACGCTCACCTCGACCTACGACCACCGCATCATCCAGGGCGCGCAGTCGGGCGAGTTCCTCAAGAACATCGCCGACAAGCTGCTCGGGCTCGACGGCTTCTACGACCGCGTCTTCACCTCGCTGCGCGTGCCGTACGAACCGATCCGCTGGGTGCGCGACAACACGCACGACGCCGACGACGAGGCCGCCAAGCCCGCGCGCATCTCCGAGCTCGTCCACGCCTACCGCTCGCGCGGCCACCTCATGGCCGACACCGACCCGCTGGCCTACCGCCTGCGCAAGCACCCCGACCTCGACGTGCAGAACCACGGCCTGACGCTGTGGGACCTCGACCGCACGTTCCCGACCGTCGGGTTCGGCACCAAGCCCAAGGCGACGCTGCGCGAGACGCTGGGCCTCCTGCGCGACTCGTACTGCCGCAGCATCGGCGTCGAGTACATGCACGTCGCCGACCGCGCCCAGCGCAAGTGGATCCAGGACCGCCTGGAGACCGGGTACGCCCGCATGCCGCGCGAGGACCAGCAGCGCATCCTGCGCCGTCTCAACTCCGCCGAGGCGTTCGAGACGTTCCTCCAGACCAAGTTCGTGGGCCAGAAGCGCTTCTCGCTCGAAGGCGGAGAGTCACTCATCCCGCTGCTCGACGCGATCCTGTCGAAGGCGGCCGAGGGCGGCCTCGACGAGGTCGGCATCGGGATGTCGCACCGCGGCCGCCTCAACGTGCTGGCGAACATCGCCGGCAAGAGCTACGGCCAGATCTTCAAGGAGTTCGAGGGCCAGCTCGACCCGCGCTCCGTGCAGGGCTCGGGCGACGTGAAGTACCACCTGGGCACCGAGGGCACGTTCACCTCGGAGTCGGGTGCCACGACGAAGGTGCACCTGGCGGCCAACCCGTCGCACCTGGAGGCCGTCGACCCGGTGCTCGAAGGCATCGTGCGCGCCAAGCAGGACCGCATCGACCTGGGCGGGGACGGCTTCTCGGTGCTGCCGATCCTCGTGCACGGCGACGCCGCGTTCGCCGGCCAGGGCGTCGTGCCCGAGGTGCTCAACCTCGCGCAGCTGCGCGGCTACCGCACCGGCGGCACGATCCACGTCATCGTCAACAACCAGGTGGGCTTCACCACCGGGCCGTCGAGCTCGCGCTCGACGACGTACGCGACCGACATCGCCAAGGGCTTCCAGGTCCCGGTGTTCCACGTCAACGGGGACGACCCCGAGGCCGTCGTGCGCGTCGCCGAGCTCGCGTTCGCCTACCGCGAGCAGTTCGACCGCGACGTCGTGATCGACATGATCTGCTACCGCCGCCGCGGCCACAACGAGGGCGACGACCCGTCGATGACGCAGCCGCTCATGTACAACCTCATCGAGAAGAAGCGCTCGGTGCGACGCCTCTACACCGAGAGTCTCGTCGCGCGCGGCGACATCACGGTCGAGGAGGCCGAGCTCGCGCTGCAGGACTACCAGCAGCAGCTCGAGCGCGTCTTCACCGAGACCAAGCAGGGCGTCGGCGCCCAGCCCACGGCCGAGCACGTCGGCGGCCTCGAGCGCCCCGAGGCGCAGCGCGAGGACGCCGGCACGATGGTCGGCTGGAAGACGGCCGTGTCGCACTCGATCGTCGAGCGCATCGGCGAGGCGCACGTCGCGCCACCCGAGGGCTTCACGGTCCATCCCAAGCTCGGCAAGCTGCTCGAGACGCGCCGCCTGATGGCCAAGGAGGGCGGCATCGACTGGGGCTTCGGCGAGATCCTCGCGTTCGGCTCGCTGCTCATGGAGGGCACGCCGGTGCGTCTGGCCGGCCAGGACTCGCGGCGCGGCACGTTCACGCAGCGCCACGCCGTGTTCCACGACCGCACCAACGGCGCCGAGTGGACCCCGCTGAACTACCTCACCAAGGACCAGGCGAAGTTCTGGGTCTACGACTCCTCGCTCTCGGAGTACGCCGCGCTCGGGTTCGAGTACGGCTACTCGGTGGAGCGTCCCGACGCCCTGGTCATGTGGGAGGCGCAGTTCGGCGACTTCGTCAACGGCGCCCAGACGGTCATCGACGAGTTCGTGTCGTCGGCCGAGCAGAAGTGGGGCCAGTCGTCGTCGCTGGTCATGCTGCTGCCGCACGGCTACGAGGGTCAGGGGCCCGACCACTCGTCAGCGCGCATCGAGCGGTTCCTCCAGCTCGCCGCCGAGGACAACATGGTCATCGCGCACCCGTCGACCCCGGCGTCCTACTTCCACCTGATGCGCCGCCAGGCCTACCAGCGCCCGCGCAAGCCGCTCATCGTGTTCACGCCCAAGCAGCTCCTGCGGCTCAAGGCGGCGGCGTCGAGCGTCGAGGACTTCACGTCGGGCACGTTCCGCCCGGTCATCGCGGACACCAGCGTGCCGGCCGCGGGTGTGTCACGGGTGATCCTCTGCTCGGGGCGCGTGTACTACGACCTGCTCGCCGAGCGCACGCAGCGCGGCGACACGACGACGGCGCTGGTCCGCCTTGAGCAGCTCTACCCGCTGCCGGAGGCAGAGATCGTCGCCGAGCTGGCCGCGTACCCGACCGACGACGTCGTGTGGGTCCAGGACGAGCCCGAGAACCAGGGCGCGTGGTCGTACCTGCACCTCGCGCTGCCGGCAGAGCTGCGCCGCACGGTCCGCGTGGTCTCGCGACCGGCGTCGGCGGCGACGGCGGCGGGCACCCATCGCCTGCACGCCGCCCAGCAGCAGACGCTGATCGCGGAGGCGTTCGCCCGCTGA
- a CDS encoding aldo/keto reductase, with protein sequence MERRVLGRTGRMVSVVGLGTWQLGADWGEVTDDDSRAVLEAALEAGVTFFDTADVYGDGRSEQAVGRLVKDHPDAGITVATKMGRRMDQVPENYVLSHFREWTDRSRSNLGVDTIDLVQLHCPPTAVYSTAEVYDGLDTLVSEGAIAAYGVSVETTAEALEAMTHPGVASVQIILNAFRLKPLEQVLPAASEAGIGIIARVPLASGLLSGRYTKETTFAAEDHRTYNRKGEAFDVGETFSGVDYDTGVTAATEFAELVGALPEDLTPAQAAIAWIWQQPGVSTVIPGARNPDQARANAAAGAVPALGPLFASKVKDLYDRHFRAQVHDRW encoded by the coding sequence ATGGAACGACGGGTACTAGGTCGTACCGGCAGGATGGTCTCGGTCGTGGGCCTGGGGACCTGGCAGCTCGGGGCGGACTGGGGTGAGGTCACCGACGACGACTCCCGCGCCGTCCTCGAGGCCGCGCTCGAGGCGGGCGTGACGTTCTTCGACACGGCCGACGTCTACGGCGACGGCCGGTCCGAGCAGGCCGTCGGCAGGCTGGTCAAGGACCACCCCGACGCCGGCATCACCGTGGCGACGAAGATGGGCCGCCGCATGGACCAGGTGCCCGAGAACTACGTGCTCTCCCACTTCCGCGAGTGGACGGACCGCTCCCGCAGCAACCTCGGCGTCGACACGATCGACCTCGTGCAGCTCCACTGCCCGCCGACGGCCGTCTACTCCACCGCCGAGGTCTACGACGGCCTCGACACCCTCGTCTCCGAAGGCGCGATCGCCGCCTACGGCGTGAGCGTGGAGACCACGGCCGAGGCGCTCGAGGCGATGACGCACCCGGGTGTCGCGAGCGTCCAGATCATCCTCAACGCGTTCCGGCTCAAGCCGCTCGAGCAGGTGCTGCCCGCGGCGTCGGAGGCCGGGATCGGCATCATCGCCCGCGTGCCGCTCGCGTCGGGCCTGCTCTCGGGCCGCTACACCAAGGAGACGACGTTCGCCGCCGAGGACCATCGCACCTACAACCGCAAGGGCGAGGCCTTCGACGTCGGCGAGACGTTCTCGGGCGTGGACTACGACACGGGCGTGACGGCGGCGACAGAGTTCGCCGAGCTCGTCGGCGCGCTGCCCGAGGACCTCACCCCGGCCCAGGCAGCCATCGCCTGGATCTGGCAGCAGCCGGGCGTCTCGACGGTCATCCCCGGTGCTCGCAACCCGGACCAGGCGCGCGCCAACGCTGCCGCGGGCGCGGTACCGGCCCTCGGCCCGCTGTTCGCGTCGAAGGTCAAGGACCTGTACGACCGCCACTTCCGCGCCCAGGTCCACGACCGCTGGTGA
- a CDS encoding aldose 1-epimerase family protein: MTTSDPTTVPAPSGTQHVISHGQHRAVVAEVGAMVREYTVGGRDVFVPFAQDEVAPVFNGAVLLPWPNRLRDGAYAVDGTRYELAQSEPERGNALHGLACWVRWSLVEATTDAVTLELALPAQKGWPFQLVSQARYSLSDAGLDVTLTTRNVGAGTAPYGVGFHPWLSPGGASLDACTVRLDATTHVTVDERLLPTGTEPVAGAFDLRTERSLAGLDLDDAWVDVTRDGDGLSWCRLGCPDGRTPAVWMDASMETWQVCSANHIPHFPRAGLAAEPMSCVADAFNTGERLVRLAPGERHVVRWGATLL, encoded by the coding sequence GTGACCACCAGCGATCCCACCACAGTGCCCGCGCCGTCCGGCACCCAGCACGTCATTTCCCACGGGCAGCACCGCGCCGTCGTCGCCGAGGTCGGCGCGATGGTGCGCGAGTACACGGTGGGCGGGCGCGACGTGTTCGTCCCGTTCGCGCAGGACGAGGTGGCGCCCGTGTTCAACGGCGCCGTCCTGCTGCCGTGGCCCAACCGCCTGCGCGACGGTGCCTACGCCGTCGACGGCACGCGCTACGAGCTCGCGCAGAGCGAGCCCGAGCGCGGCAACGCCCTCCACGGCCTCGCCTGCTGGGTTCGCTGGTCGCTCGTCGAGGCCACGACGGACGCCGTGACCCTCGAGCTTGCGCTGCCCGCGCAGAAGGGCTGGCCGTTCCAGCTCGTCTCGCAGGCGCGGTATTCGCTGTCCGACGCCGGGCTCGACGTGACGCTGACCACGCGCAACGTCGGCGCGGGCACGGCTCCCTACGGCGTGGGGTTCCACCCGTGGCTGTCCCCCGGCGGCGCGAGCCTCGACGCGTGCACCGTCCGGCTCGACGCGACGACGCATGTCACGGTCGACGAGCGCCTGCTGCCGACCGGGACCGAGCCGGTCGCCGGAGCGTTCGACCTGCGCACCGAGCGCTCGCTCGCGGGCCTCGACCTCGACGACGCCTGGGTCGACGTGACGCGCGACGGCGACGGGCTCTCCTGGTGCCGCCTCGGCTGCCCCGACGGCCGCACTCCGGCGGTGTGGATGGACGCTTCGATGGAGACGTGGCAGGTGTGCTCGGCGAACCACATCCCGCACTTCCCTCGTGCGGGGCTCGCGGCGGAGCCGATGAGCTGCGTGGCGGACGCCTTCAACACCGGGGAGCGGCTCGTGCGCCTCGCACCGGGTGAGCGCCACGTCGTGCGCTGGGGCGCCACGCTGCTCTGA
- a CDS encoding GDSL-type esterase/lipase family protein → MTARSVRICVVGDELSVGVGDPRALGWVGRVMARSHFDRPAMHFTLAVPGETTSGLGARWEAETGPRFGPDAEYDNRLVVALGRHDLDAGLSIARSRLNLANVLDMASANGAATFVVGPPPGRPEDGDHIAELSAAFADVASRRRVPYVDTYTPLAQHEQWLADLAQSGTLYPGQAGYGLMAWLVLHTGWHAWLGLPAED, encoded by the coding sequence GTGACCGCACGATCCGTGCGCATCTGCGTCGTCGGCGACGAGCTGAGCGTGGGCGTCGGGGACCCTCGCGCGCTCGGCTGGGTCGGCCGCGTGATGGCCCGGTCCCACTTCGACCGCCCCGCGATGCATTTCACGCTCGCGGTTCCGGGCGAGACGACGTCGGGACTCGGGGCCCGCTGGGAGGCCGAGACCGGTCCCCGGTTCGGGCCGGACGCCGAGTACGACAACCGGCTCGTGGTCGCGCTCGGGCGGCACGACCTGGACGCCGGGTTGTCGATCGCGCGCTCGCGCCTCAATCTCGCCAACGTTCTCGACATGGCCTCGGCGAACGGCGCGGCCACCTTCGTGGTCGGGCCGCCTCCCGGCAGGCCCGAGGACGGCGACCACATCGCCGAGCTGTCCGCCGCGTTCGCCGACGTCGCCTCGCGACGCCGCGTGCCGTACGTCGACACGTACACGCCTCTCGCCCAGCACGAGCAGTGGCTGGCTGACCTCGCGCAGAGCGGCACGCTCTACCCCGGCCAGGCCGGGTACGGCCTCATGGCCTGGCTGGTGCTGCACACGGGCTGGCACGCCTGGCTCGGCCTGCCGGCCGAGGACTGA
- a CDS encoding PadR family transcriptional regulator, whose amino-acid sequence MPPVFAHGELRLYLLALLQDGPRHGYELITELTHRFGGTYRPSAGTIYPRLARLEEEGLVRRDDAGRTAPYVLTEAGRAELDARRDDLRRLEHSVAATVRARADELRDDVRATMQGLRAELAAAAQEVRARPAPDVPPDPRRAASYAARREVEALVQRFRADVLADLRQADLAEAVGTLTVETARTVLDGARAAIRATIHG is encoded by the coding sequence ATGCCCCCCGTCTTCGCCCACGGCGAGCTCCGGCTCTACCTCCTGGCCCTTCTGCAAGACGGCCCGCGCCACGGGTACGAGCTCATCACCGAGCTCACCCACCGGTTCGGCGGCACCTACCGGCCCAGCGCCGGCACCATCTACCCGCGGCTCGCACGGCTCGAAGAAGAAGGCCTCGTACGGCGCGACGACGCCGGGCGCACCGCTCCCTACGTGCTCACCGAGGCCGGTCGCGCCGAGCTCGACGCCCGGCGCGACGACCTGCGCCGGCTCGAGCACTCCGTCGCCGCGACGGTCCGCGCCCGCGCCGACGAACTGCGCGACGACGTCCGCGCCACCATGCAGGGCCTGCGCGCCGAGCTCGCCGCCGCCGCGCAAGAAGTCCGCGCACGCCCCGCCCCCGACGTGCCGCCCGACCCGCGCCGGGCGGCGTCGTACGCCGCCCGACGCGAGGTCGAGGCGCTCGTCCAGCGGTTCCGCGCCGACGTCCTGGCCGACCTGCGCCAGGCCGACCTGGCGGAGGCCGTCGGGACGCTCACGGTCGAGACGGCACGCACCGTGCTCGACGGCGCCCGCGCCGCGATCCGGGCGACGATCCACGGCTGA
- a CDS encoding DUF4097 family beta strand repeat-containing protein, translated as MATERWTVTGPQTIELDGVSALSVRCVDGRVDVVAHDEPVTRIEVHSVDGRPLEVSLDDDGRLVVGHETLSGWKAFFENFSDFTGRARADLQVAVPRGTPVSLGMVRGEALLAGTSAKARVHTVSGSALVTDVHGPLDVNTVSGEVTVRDLRGDIHANSVSADLTVTGVVPAVDISTVSGTVTLDLHEQPRTVRCNAVSGSFVIRVPDPGTVRAKLTGVGGRLVVGGVEASGFGTKTLGAAAPAATTLEANVVTGDVTVLGAPAGAR; from the coding sequence ATGGCCACGGAACGCTGGACCGTCACCGGCCCGCAGACGATCGAGCTCGACGGCGTCAGCGCCCTGTCCGTGCGCTGCGTCGACGGTCGCGTCGACGTCGTCGCCCACGACGAGCCCGTCACCCGCATCGAGGTCCACTCCGTCGACGGACGCCCCCTCGAGGTCAGCCTCGACGACGACGGACGCCTCGTCGTCGGGCACGAGACCCTCAGCGGGTGGAAGGCGTTCTTCGAGAACTTCAGCGACTTCACCGGACGCGCCCGCGCCGACCTGCAGGTGGCCGTTCCGCGCGGCACACCCGTGAGCCTCGGCATGGTCCGCGGCGAAGCGCTGCTCGCCGGGACCAGCGCCAAGGCGCGCGTCCACACCGTGTCAGGCTCCGCGCTCGTCACCGACGTGCACGGCCCGCTCGACGTCAACACGGTCTCCGGCGAGGTCACCGTGCGCGACCTGCGCGGCGACATCCACGCGAACAGCGTCTCCGCCGACCTCACCGTGACCGGCGTCGTGCCGGCCGTGGACATCAGCACCGTCTCCGGAACCGTGACGCTCGACCTCCACGAGCAGCCACGAACCGTGCGCTGCAACGCCGTCTCCGGCTCGTTCGTGATCCGCGTGCCCGACCCCGGCACCGTCCGCGCCAAGCTCACCGGCGTCGGCGGCCGGCTCGTGGTCGGCGGCGTCGAGGCCAGCGGCTTCGGCACCAAGACCCTCGGCGCCGCCGCGCCCGCCGCCACCACCCTGGAGGCCAACGTCGTCACCGGCGACGTGACCGTGCTCGGCGCACCCGCCGGAGCACGCTGA
- a CDS encoding 50S ribosomal protein bL37: protein MSKRGRKRRSRKGNGANHGKRPNA from the coding sequence ATGAGCAAGCGCGGTCGGAAGCGTCGCAGCCGCAAGGGCAACGGCGCGAACCACGGCAAGCGTCCCAACGCCTGA
- the rsrA gene encoding mycothiol system anti-sigma-R factor produces the protein MSEPIAHEVEGGNECEHVLIHISEYLDSEMTPEDEQRMRAHLAHCSPCLAELSAEEIIKNLVRRTCTERAPEALRARIHAQLTVMTSGD, from the coding sequence GTGAGCGAGCCGATCGCGCACGAGGTCGAGGGCGGGAACGAGTGCGAGCACGTCCTGATCCACATCAGCGAGTACCTGGACTCGGAGATGACGCCGGAGGACGAGCAGCGGATGCGCGCGCACCTCGCGCACTGCTCGCCGTGCCTCGCCGAGCTGAGTGCCGAGGAGATCATCAAGAATCTGGTGCGCCGCACGTGCACCGAACGCGCCCCGGAGGCCCTGCGGGCACGCATCCACGCACAGCTCACGGTGATGACGTCGGGGGACTGA
- a CDS encoding sigma-70 family RNA polymerase sigma factor encodes MSYTASCPSQPASVQPASVETVHLFAFPARVDGVAKGAAPSWPPVTLTQGLGSGAMSDALSPEVPGPDTPGEGASGPDVLPPGERVDIEPGTDRAPQGEGAGDRAARFERDALVHLDQLYSAALRMTRNPADAEDLVQETFAKAFAAFHQYKPGTNLKAWLYRILTNTFINNYRKKQREPQQSQAEEVEDWQIARAASHTSQGLRSAEAEALDRLPDSDVKRALAQLPEDRRMVVYYADVEGFPYKEIAEIMGTPIGTVMSRLHRGRKQLRELLADYAAERGLVPAAVPAEAHGGAK; translated from the coding sequence ATGTCGTACACAGCCTCGTGCCCCTCCCAGCCCGCCTCGGTCCAGCCCGCCTCGGTCGAGACGGTGCACCTGTTCGCCTTCCCCGCGCGCGTCGACGGCGTGGCCAAGGGCGCCGCACCGTCCTGGCCGCCCGTGACGTTGACCCAAGGGCTAGGCTCGGGCGCGATGAGCGACGCACTGAGCCCCGAGGTTCCCGGCCCCGACACGCCCGGCGAAGGTGCGTCCGGCCCAGACGTCCTGCCCCCTGGCGAGCGCGTCGACATCGAGCCCGGGACCGACCGTGCCCCGCAGGGCGAGGGCGCAGGGGACCGGGCCGCGCGCTTCGAGCGCGACGCCCTCGTGCACCTCGACCAGCTCTACTCGGCCGCCCTGCGCATGACGCGCAACCCCGCGGACGCCGAGGACCTGGTGCAGGAGACGTTCGCGAAGGCGTTCGCCGCGTTCCACCAGTACAAGCCGGGCACGAACCTCAAGGCGTGGCTGTACCGCATCCTGACGAACACGTTCATCAACAACTACCGCAAGAAGCAGCGCGAGCCGCAGCAGTCCCAGGCCGAGGAGGTCGAGGACTGGCAGATCGCCCGCGCGGCGTCGCACACGTCGCAGGGACTGCGATCGGCCGAGGCCGAGGCGCTGGATCGCCTGCCCGACTCCGACGTCAAGCGGGCCCTCGCCCAGCTTCCCGAGGACCGTCGCATGGTCGTCTACTACGCCGACGTCGAAGGATTCCCGTACAAGGAGATCGCCGAGATCATGGGCACGCCGATCGGGACCGTGATGTCCCGCCTCCACCGCGGGCGCAAGCAGCTGCGTGAGCTGCTGGCCGACTACGCCGCGGAGCGCGGGCTGGTCCCCGCCGCAGTCCCGGCCGAGGCGCACGGAGGTGCGAAGTGA
- a CDS encoding DoxX family membrane protein, which yields MLLRRVARPLLAAPFVYDGVQAALHPDEHVEAARGLADQATDRLGVARLTDAHLTLAVRAHGGLTAVLGVALGAGFLPRLASLKLAALALPLAVVHQPFTAKGPERAEKTAKFVRALGAVGGALLAGLDTEGKPGLSWRVSNARRLKAQKAHKAHPAA from the coding sequence ATGCTGCTGCGTCGCGTCGCCCGTCCCCTGCTGGCCGCTCCCTTCGTCTACGACGGCGTCCAGGCGGCCCTGCATCCGGACGAGCACGTCGAGGCCGCGCGCGGGCTCGCCGACCAGGCGACCGACAGGCTCGGCGTCGCGCGGCTCACCGACGCCCACCTCACGCTCGCCGTGCGTGCCCACGGCGGGCTCACCGCCGTCCTGGGCGTCGCGCTCGGAGCCGGGTTCCTGCCACGCCTGGCCTCGCTCAAGCTCGCCGCGCTCGCGCTGCCGCTCGCCGTCGTGCACCAGCCGTTCACCGCCAAGGGGCCGGAGCGCGCCGAGAAGACGGCGAAGTTCGTGCGCGCGCTCGGGGCCGTCGGCGGTGCGCTGCTCGCCGGGCTCGACACCGAGGGCAAGCCCGGGCTGTCGTGGCGCGTGAGCAACGCGCGACGACTCAAGGCGCAGAAGGCGCACAAGGCCCACCCCGCCGCGTAG